In a genomic window of Algoriphagus halophilus:
- a CDS encoding VCBS repeat-containing protein, with protein sequence MKSQYFLFLGALLILVSSCQKESSLFELKSPESTGIDFANNIVETDSFNILTDEYIFNGGGLAIADFDNNGYPDVFFTGNQVPNKLFLNQGGFKFKDVSSEAGIEAANRWCTGTTAVDINQDGLMDLYVAAAMMKGEEERNNLLFVNQGVDANGKVVFKEMASQYGIADSGNGMGAAFIDYDLDGDLDLYVLNNEQSRVTPSNYKEKIVDGSAINNDAFYRNNGDGTFTNVTLEVGITIEGFGLGLLIADINNDGWPDIHVSNDYVTNDILYINNQDGTFSNKISQALRHQSQFSMGSDIADFNNDGLPDIFTLDMLGEGNYRKKTTIGNNVYQTYINNEQWGYEYQYVRNMLHMNNGPDMPFSEIGMMAGVYQTDWSWAPLFGDVDNDGMRDLLVTNGFPRDITDKDFANYRADVGSIATTRQLLDSIPIVKIPNYAFRNVGNLEFEDTGAEWGLSKPSFSNGAALVDFDLDGDLDYVVNNINDPAFVFENKLSEEKEKGNYLRIQLNGTAANPQGLGSKLTLELKDGTTLYQEQQVVRGYMSSIDPILHFGLGANPEVEKLTIIWPDGKLESLSNVSGNQVITLDYKNASNGKANRAILNYHAGPTLFSEVSASLGINYTHQEEDKVDFYIQRTIPHKLTQYGPSLAVGDINGDGIEDLLVGSASGYFPKAYFQNQSGEFEEVDILKGENPVFEEMGMLLVDIDNDSDLDLYLVSGSNEFLPESAEYGDRLYLNDGRGGFTLDKNFSSVKASGSTVRAADFDGDGFLDLFVGGRAPVSQYPMPEKSFLLKNNNGSLEDVTENLAPGLREIGMVTDAVWSDIDSDGQVDLVVVGELMAITIFKNTNGEFTKLESSGLEDYLGWWNSISTGDFDQDGDTDFIVGNLGANNPHHPSEEMPVKVYAKDFDKNGSVDPVTFAYYKDREGNYKSYPSHFWGDLYGQSTLFRKKYERYKTYALSTEEDLFTPEEKEGALILTGNYDNSAYVENLGNGQFKLKALPRIAQVGPVNGVVSEDFDQDGNLDVALIGNDYGNEIFIGKLDAHIGLILKGNGQGDFEPMKVLESGFLVPGDGKALVKIPSAQGSPLLVASQNRSDLKVFKTQSPKGKSFSPGLGVMAVLLELENGKTQRIETTFGSGFLSQSTREIAIPNGTKGIKTIDYQGEMEIIDLNSLD encoded by the coding sequence ATGAAATCCCAGTATTTTCTCTTTTTGGGAGCCTTACTAATCTTGGTAAGCTCCTGTCAAAAAGAGTCAAGTTTATTTGAATTAAAGTCTCCGGAATCTACCGGAATTGACTTTGCAAACAATATTGTAGAAACAGACTCCTTTAACATTCTCACCGATGAATACATATTTAATGGTGGAGGATTAGCCATCGCAGATTTTGATAATAATGGATATCCAGATGTTTTTTTTACTGGAAATCAAGTGCCTAATAAGCTTTTTTTAAATCAAGGAGGGTTTAAATTTAAAGACGTTTCTTCTGAGGCAGGCATTGAAGCTGCTAACAGGTGGTGTACCGGAACTACTGCTGTTGATATCAATCAAGATGGTTTGATGGATCTTTATGTGGCTGCTGCCATGATGAAAGGTGAAGAAGAACGCAATAATTTACTTTTTGTAAATCAAGGAGTTGATGCGAACGGAAAAGTAGTCTTCAAGGAAATGGCTTCCCAATATGGTATTGCTGATAGTGGTAATGGAATGGGGGCAGCTTTTATTGATTATGATCTAGATGGTGATTTGGATTTGTATGTTCTCAACAATGAGCAAAGCAGAGTTACCCCAAGTAATTATAAAGAGAAAATTGTAGATGGAAGTGCTATTAATAATGATGCATTCTATAGAAATAATGGAGATGGGACGTTTACCAATGTAACGCTAGAAGTAGGGATCACTATTGAAGGCTTTGGTTTAGGGTTGTTGATTGCTGATATCAACAATGATGGATGGCCCGATATACATGTTAGTAATGACTACGTCACTAATGACATTCTTTATATCAATAACCAAGATGGTACATTTTCAAATAAAATCAGCCAGGCTTTAAGACATCAAAGTCAATTCTCTATGGGATCAGATATCGCTGATTTTAATAATGATGGATTGCCTGATATTTTCACTTTAGACATGTTGGGGGAGGGGAATTATAGAAAGAAAACTACCATCGGAAATAATGTATATCAGACTTACATCAACAACGAGCAATGGGGTTACGAATACCAGTATGTAAGAAATATGTTACATATGAATAATGGACCCGACATGCCTTTTAGTGAAATTGGAATGATGGCTGGAGTATATCAGACAGACTGGAGTTGGGCGCCTTTGTTCGGTGATGTGGATAACGATGGGATGAGAGATCTGCTCGTCACCAATGGATTTCCAAGAGATATTACTGATAAGGATTTTGCAAATTATCGTGCAGATGTAGGAAGTATTGCTACTACGAGGCAATTATTGGATTCCATTCCTATTGTCAAAATTCCCAATTATGCGTTTAGAAATGTGGGCAATTTGGAATTTGAAGACACAGGAGCTGAATGGGGTTTGAGTAAACCTTCATTTTCAAACGGTGCTGCCTTAGTTGATTTTGATTTGGACGGGGATCTGGATTATGTGGTTAATAATATCAATGATCCAGCCTTTGTTTTTGAAAATAAACTTTCAGAAGAAAAAGAAAAAGGGAATTACCTACGGATTCAATTAAATGGAACTGCTGCAAATCCTCAAGGATTAGGGTCAAAATTAACGCTTGAGTTGAAAGACGGCACTACTTTATACCAAGAACAACAAGTTGTAAGAGGATATATGTCCTCCATTGATCCGATATTGCATTTTGGTCTTGGGGCTAATCCTGAGGTAGAAAAGTTAACGATTATTTGGCCTGACGGTAAATTGGAATCTCTTTCTAATGTATCCGGAAATCAGGTTATTACTTTGGATTATAAGAATGCTTCCAATGGGAAAGCAAATAGGGCAATTCTGAACTATCATGCTGGACCAACTTTATTTTCTGAAGTTTCAGCGTCATTAGGGATAAACTATACGCATCAAGAGGAGGATAAAGTAGATTTTTATATTCAGCGGACCATTCCTCATAAACTGACACAATATGGTCCTAGTTTGGCAGTGGGAGATATCAATGGAGATGGGATCGAAGATTTGTTGGTTGGATCTGCAAGTGGCTATTTTCCAAAAGCTTATTTTCAAAATCAAAGTGGTGAGTTTGAAGAGGTGGATATATTGAAGGGAGAAAATCCAGTCTTTGAAGAAATGGGTATGTTGCTGGTAGACATCGACAACGATTCAGATTTGGATTTATATTTAGTAAGTGGAAGTAATGAGTTTTTGCCTGAATCTGCGGAATATGGGGATCGATTATATCTAAATGATGGGCGTGGTGGATTTACACTTGACAAGAATTTTTCTTCTGTAAAAGCAAGTGGATCCACAGTCAGAGCGGCTGATTTCGATGGAGACGGTTTCTTGGATTTGTTTGTAGGTGGAAGAGCTCCAGTTTCCCAATATCCAATGCCTGAAAAGAGTTTTTTATTAAAAAACAACAATGGAAGTCTGGAAGATGTGACGGAAAATTTAGCGCCTGGTCTAAGAGAAATAGGAATGGTGACTGATGCAGTTTGGTCCGATATTGATTCAGATGGTCAAGTAGACCTGGTGGTAGTTGGAGAATTAATGGCGATCACCATATTCAAAAATACTAATGGAGAGTTTACCAAATTGGAAAGTTCGGGATTAGAGGACTATTTGGGTTGGTGGAACTCCATATCTACCGGAGATTTTGATCAAGATGGAGATACAGATTTTATAGTGGGGAATTTGGGTGCAAATAACCCGCATCACCCGAGTGAAGAGATGCCAGTTAAAGTCTATGCAAAAGACTTTGATAAAAATGGAAGTGTTGACCCAGTGACTTTTGCTTACTATAAAGATCGAGAAGGTAATTATAAATCGTATCCAAGTCATTTCTGGGGAGATTTATATGGTCAAAGCACCCTGTTTAGAAAGAAATACGAGCGTTACAAAACTTATGCTTTAAGTACAGAAGAAGATCTATTTACTCCCGAAGAGAAAGAAGGAGCGTTGATCTTAACTGGTAATTATGATAATTCGGCATATGTTGAAAACTTAGGAAACGGGCAGTTTAAGTTAAAAGCATTGCCTAGAATTGCTCAGGTAGGACCGGTTAATGGAGTTGTTTCTGAAGATTTTGATCAGGATGGGAATTTGGATGTTGCCTTAATTGGTAATGATTATGGAAATGAAATTTTTATCGGGAAACTTGATGCCCATATTGGCTTAATTCTTAAGGGAAATGGGCAGGGTGATTTTGAGCCAATGAAAGTTTTGGAAAGTGGATTTTTGGTGCCTGGAGATGGAAAAGCTTTAGTGAAAATACCTTCTGCTCAAGGCTCTCCACTGCTTGTTGCCTCTCAGAATAGAAGTGATTTAAAAGTATTTAAAACCCAAAGTCCGAAAGGGAAAAGTTTCAGTCCTGGATTAGGGGTCATGGCAGTATTGTTAGAACTAGAAAACGGAAAGACACAAAGAATAGAAACCACCTTTGGTTCTGGTTTTCTTTCTCAATCTACTCGTGAAATAGCCATTCCAAATGGTACAAAGGGAATTAAGACCATAGACTACCAAGGTGAAATGGAAATAATTGATCTTAACTCCCTGGATTAA
- a CDS encoding creatininase family protein, producing MRPYILKEASWKNLKSDRFELAVLPWGATEAHNYHLPYGTDIYEADGVAEESGRKAWEKGAKVMVLPTIPFGVNTGQSDIYLDMNLNPSTQLAILRDLITVLDRQGVKKLLIVNSHGGNDFKTMLRELGLSFPDMLLFTCNWFQALDKTKYFEEKGDHADEMETSLIMHLQPHLVSPLNEAGNGAEKKSVISGLREKWAWAERKWSEVTEDTGIGNPKKASPEKGRLYFEDVTNKVAELIVEICEVQPDKLYK from the coding sequence ATGAGACCATATATTTTAAAAGAAGCAAGTTGGAAAAATTTAAAATCCGATCGATTTGAACTAGCTGTTCTTCCATGGGGAGCTACCGAAGCTCATAATTATCACTTGCCTTATGGTACAGACATTTACGAGGCCGATGGAGTTGCTGAGGAAAGCGGAAGAAAAGCCTGGGAAAAAGGAGCCAAGGTAATGGTTTTACCTACCATCCCTTTCGGAGTGAATACTGGTCAGTCTGACATCTACTTAGACATGAATCTTAATCCTAGTACTCAACTTGCCATTTTAAGAGATTTGATCACTGTTCTAGACAGGCAGGGAGTGAAAAAGCTCTTGATCGTAAATAGTCATGGTGGCAATGATTTTAAAACCATGCTCAGAGAATTAGGACTTAGTTTTCCCGACATGCTATTATTCACTTGCAATTGGTTTCAAGCATTGGATAAAACCAAATATTTTGAAGAAAAGGGAGATCACGCTGATGAAATGGAAACTTCCTTGATCATGCACCTTCAACCTCATTTAGTTTCTCCTCTAAATGAGGCAGGTAATGGAGCGGAAAAAAAATCAGTGATTTCCGGATTGAGAGAAAAATGGGCTTGGGCCGAACGGAAATGGTCTGAAGTAACGGAGGATACTGGAATTGGAAATCCAAAAAAAGCCTCCCCAGAAAAAGGAAGGCTTTATTTCGAAGATGTCACCAACAAAGTAGCTGAGTTAATCGTAGAGATCTGCGAGGTTCAACCGGACAAACTTTACAAATAA
- a CDS encoding copper homeostasis protein CutC has translation MAKITLEAPVFSVEAALEAATYGVNRLELCSNFPEGGETPSAGMLKFLKSEVDIPVFVMIRPSGGNFAYTQKELMVMKRDIELLGELGADGFVFGVLTNEGSVNVAACETLIRTASGRPCTFHRAFDALSDQFEALEIIKSLGFQRILTSGGKNSVTEGLDVILALINKANGGISIMPGGGTKPEHVSVLSKTGHLTDIHASCKTWKKSPNNYVNPDVSFSDDPEAFLKDLRVDQETVSQFLDAIESI, from the coding sequence ATGGCGAAAATAACACTTGAAGCTCCCGTATTTAGTGTAGAAGCTGCTTTGGAGGCAGCAACTTATGGAGTAAATAGACTTGAATTATGTTCTAATTTTCCAGAAGGTGGAGAAACACCAAGTGCGGGCATGCTCAAGTTTCTAAAATCTGAAGTGGATATCCCGGTTTTTGTAATGATTAGGCCTAGTGGAGGTAATTTTGCTTATACACAAAAGGAGCTAATGGTTATGAAAAGGGATATTGAATTGCTTGGGGAGTTGGGGGCTGATGGGTTTGTATTTGGTGTTCTAACCAATGAAGGGAGTGTAAATGTTGCTGCTTGTGAAACATTAATCCGGACTGCCTCAGGTAGGCCTTGTACTTTCCATAGGGCATTTGATGCATTGTCAGATCAATTTGAAGCACTTGAAATAATTAAGAGCTTGGGGTTTCAAAGAATACTTACTTCAGGCGGTAAAAACTCAGTAACTGAGGGGTTGGATGTGATTCTTGCCTTAATTAATAAGGCAAATGGAGGAATTTCCATCATGCCTGGTGGAGGAACTAAGCCTGAACATGTTTCGGTTTTATCTAAAACTGGCCATTTAACAGATATCCACGCTTCATGTAAAACCTGGAAAAAAAGCCCAAACAACTATGTCAATCCAGATGTTTCTTTTTCTGATGACCCAGAAGCTTTCCTGAAAGATTTAAGGGTAGATCAAGAAACTGTATCCCAATTTTTAGATGCGATCGAATCTATATGA
- a CDS encoding N(4)-(beta-N-acetylglucosaminyl)-L-asparaginase, with protein sequence MSERRKFIKKSILGSAILVPGISGAFANSSKKELIGEKPLILSTWNHGLPANAAAISKLKETGSILDAVEAGVMDTELDMDNLSVGLQGLPDREGITTLDASIMTGDGSCGSVAFVRQVKHPISLARVVMEKTPHVMIVGEGARQLAISEGFPIEKEELSPKAKEAYEKWKVTSKYKPVINIENHDTIGMIGIDKNGQMAGSCTTSGLAYKMHGRVGDSPIIGAGLYVDNEVGAATATGLGETIIRVCGSFLIVELMRQGRTPQEACEEAVRRLVSKSKNIKDVQAGFLAINKEGQVGAYAIHPGFNFAQGTLSSNALIDSKSYF encoded by the coding sequence ATGTCTGAAAGAAGAAAGTTTATTAAGAAGTCCATTTTAGGTTCTGCGATTTTAGTTCCAGGGATTTCAGGTGCGTTTGCCAATTCCTCCAAAAAAGAATTAATAGGTGAAAAACCATTGATATTATCAACTTGGAATCATGGCTTGCCTGCCAATGCTGCTGCTATTTCAAAATTAAAAGAAACAGGAAGTATCCTAGATGCAGTGGAAGCTGGGGTAATGGATACCGAATTAGATATGGATAACCTTTCTGTCGGTCTACAAGGATTACCAGATAGAGAGGGGATTACCACTTTGGATGCCTCTATCATGACTGGAGATGGTTCTTGTGGATCAGTGGCGTTTGTTCGCCAGGTGAAACACCCAATTTCATTAGCCAGGGTGGTTATGGAGAAGACTCCACATGTCATGATCGTAGGTGAAGGGGCTAGACAGTTAGCTATTTCGGAAGGATTTCCAATAGAAAAAGAGGAGCTTAGCCCAAAGGCTAAGGAGGCCTATGAAAAATGGAAGGTAACCAGTAAATACAAGCCGGTGATCAATATTGAAAACCATGATACCATTGGTATGATTGGAATTGATAAAAATGGTCAAATGGCCGGAAGTTGTACCACAAGTGGACTTGCTTATAAGATGCACGGGAGAGTGGGAGATAGCCCAATTATCGGAGCAGGATTATACGTGGATAATGAGGTTGGAGCTGCCACCGCTACCGGACTTGGAGAAACTATTATCAGAGTATGTGGAAGTTTCTTAATCGTTGAGCTGATGAGACAAGGTAGGACTCCACAAGAAGCTTGTGAGGAGGCTGTCAGAAGACTTGTTTCTAAAAGCAAAAACATCAAAGATGTTCAGGCGGGATTCCTAGCGATCAATAAAGAAGGACAAGTAGGAGCTTATGCAATTCATCCAGGATTTAATTTCGCTCAAGGTACTTTAAGCTCCAATGCATTGATAGATTCAAAAAGCTACTTTTAA
- a CDS encoding RagB/SusD family nutrient uptake outer membrane protein has protein sequence MKNYKLKIGALLSSAVMMVAVSCSDDFLDVPPTGLLAEAQLTSLGGIDASLIAAYSQVNGRGNRLGSPSNWVWGSIRGGEANKGTDPGDFTTINPIQRFENNAAGGDMGSKWNVCYEGIARANNVLRLLESAQEDVTDADKIRISSQARFLRAHFYFELKRDYNNTPYVDETVDYGSGLEDISNNQDLWPFIEADLKYAVDNLPATQSQVGRVNSWAAKAYLGKVYLYQNKFSEAKSMFDDVIANGVTSNGLKYGLVDYYDDMFRGANDNHQESVWAYQAAAGTGSVLNANPEFDLNFPYNTGPSGPGNCCGFFQPSFTFVNAFRTSNGLPLLDKTYNDPANQVKNDMGLVSADPFTPDAGPLDPRLDHTVGRRGIPYLDWQDHPGAAWIRNQPNGGPYSPKKYVYQKAEEGSYQDNSSWTPGYTGINFMIIRFADVLLMAAEAEIETGGLEKAREYVNRVRTRAINSKLMRENGDMAANYQISTYDSPWSDADLARRAVRMERMLELGMEGHRFYDLVRWNIAKEELDFYFALDGKLLAAALGGASYSEKFKYVPIPQDQIDLVGSDILIQNPGF, from the coding sequence ATGAAGAATTATAAATTAAAAATCGGAGCACTTTTGTCCTCAGCAGTCATGATGGTGGCAGTTAGCTGTAGCGATGATTTTCTAGATGTGCCGCCGACAGGTTTACTTGCAGAAGCGCAGTTAACATCACTTGGAGGTATTGATGCCTCTTTGATAGCTGCTTATTCTCAAGTCAATGGTCGGGGAAATAGATTAGGTTCTCCATCCAATTGGGTTTGGGGAAGTATTAGAGGTGGTGAAGCTAATAAGGGTACTGACCCTGGTGATTTTACCACAATCAACCCTATCCAGCGTTTCGAAAATAATGCTGCGGGTGGTGATATGGGTTCTAAATGGAACGTTTGTTACGAGGGTATTGCCCGTGCAAATAACGTTTTGAGACTTCTTGAAAGTGCGCAAGAAGATGTGACTGATGCAGATAAAATTAGAATATCTTCTCAGGCTCGTTTCTTAAGAGCACATTTTTACTTTGAGTTGAAAAGGGATTATAACAATACTCCTTATGTTGACGAGACAGTAGATTATGGAAGTGGCTTAGAAGATATCAGTAACAATCAAGATCTATGGCCTTTTATTGAGGCTGATCTTAAGTATGCTGTTGATAATTTGCCTGCAACTCAATCTCAAGTGGGTAGAGTTAACTCTTGGGCTGCTAAAGCTTATTTAGGTAAAGTATACTTGTATCAAAACAAATTCTCTGAAGCAAAATCAATGTTTGATGATGTTATCGCGAATGGTGTTACAAGTAATGGTTTGAAGTATGGTCTAGTAGATTATTATGACGATATGTTCAGAGGTGCAAATGATAACCACCAAGAGTCTGTTTGGGCTTATCAAGCAGCTGCTGGTACTGGTTCTGTATTGAATGCAAACCCTGAGTTTGACTTGAACTTCCCTTACAATACTGGTCCTTCTGGTCCAGGTAACTGTTGTGGATTCTTCCAGCCAAGCTTTACTTTCGTAAATGCATTTAGAACAAGCAATGGTTTGCCTTTGCTAGATAAAACATACAATGATCCTGCTAATCAGGTTAAAAACGATATGGGATTGGTATCAGCTGACCCATTCACTCCAGATGCAGGTCCTCTTGATCCAAGATTGGATCATACAGTAGGTAGAAGAGGTATTCCTTATCTTGATTGGCAAGATCATCCAGGTGCTGCTTGGATCAGAAATCAACCAAACGGTGGACCATATTCTCCTAAGAAGTATGTTTACCAAAAAGCTGAAGAAGGATCTTATCAAGATAATAGTTCTTGGACTCCAGGTTATACTGGTATCAACTTCATGATCATTCGATTTGCTGATGTTCTATTGATGGCTGCTGAAGCTGAGATAGAGACTGGTGGATTAGAGAAAGCTCGTGAATATGTAAATAGAGTAAGAACTAGAGCAATTAATTCTAAGCTTATGAGAGAAAATGGAGATATGGCAGCTAACTATCAGATTAGCACTTATGATTCTCCATGGTCTGATGCTGATCTAGCTAGAAGAGCGGTTAGAATGGAAAGAATGCTTGAACTTGGAATGGAAGGTCATAGATTCTATGATCTTGTAAGATGGAATATTGCGAAAGAAGAACTTGATTTCTACTTCGCTTTGGATGGTAAGCTATTAGCTGCTGCTTTGGGTGGTGCATCCTATTCTGAAAAATTCAAGTATGTTCCAATTCCACAAGATCAAATAGATTTGGTTGGATCTGATATTTTGATACAAAATCCAGGTTTCTAA
- a CDS encoding SusC/RagA family TonB-linked outer membrane protein, translating into MFMKNVYKSLSALFLLLVLSSAATFAQKTVTGTVLDEYDVGLPGVSVLVKGTTTGTATDIDGKFSLNVPNDQAVLVFSFIGYGSVEQLVGNRSIIDVKLNPDETTLSELVVTGYTIDSRRETTGAIATVDPKDLTIIPTGNVEQTLQGRVSGVTVITNGQPGTSSIIRVRGFGAFGGNEPLYVVDGVPVGSTDFLNPDDIASTTVLKDAAAASIYGARAANGVIIYTTKRGRRGNQKIRVDYNGMFGVTTPGKGLDMMNPQDFAEYTWLAETNQAIIDGRDPAYGHPQFGSGTSPVLPYYINVGGASGVPGPFTAAQLEEERAKYNIDPTKGPVYQVVRAATGEGTDWYDALTRNAPLNRHSIGLNGGSETSRFYIGFGYQDQAGIMIGNSFKRYSLRANSEFDVTKRFRIGENFQATYRQVLGQQGGTGGRGVSDDENDILQAFRMPSIIPVYDEFGGYGGTAARGFNNPRNPVANRDGQKDNRNFNANIFGNVYAEYDILDDLTFRTSMGGQYNNYYFWGYSRLQYENSENNSAFGYNEGAGFVFGWTFTNTLSWKHTFGKHAFDVIAGQEALNTGAGRNMSASGQNPFSRDPDFINISNLPVSSRQVNSDLFKGVNFNSYFGRVNYTFNDKYLVSAVVRRDGSSRFGSNSRYGVFPAFSAAWRLSSEPFLQSATWIDDLKIRGGWGQMGNSNNVDPNNQYSLFGGTVGASSYDVNGSNSSALIGFRRTRIGNPNAQWETAVTQNIGFDGTFFNGRLDVIFDWWKKDTKDLLFTVPIPLTAGSNAAPPAVNIGQMLNRGLDLFVSTRGNLTSDFTYELTVTGSTLKNEIVSLAPGLEIITSVNPAYRGITPIRNQVGEPLSTFFGYDVEGLFRNAEDVANHAVQDGAAPGRFKFRDADGDGTITPADRVVLGNPVPDFTGGVNFTVGYKGLDLSAYFYTSIGNEIWNQSKWFTDFFQTFEGAAISERLKDAWTPENLDAEIPVVEKTSNFSTSNVANSFYVEDGSYLRLQNVSLGYTLPASLLERWRMERVRVFASANNLFTISGYSGLDPAVGGDADLSFGIDVGNYPVTRGYTFGINLSF; encoded by the coding sequence ATGTTTATGAAAAATGTTTACAAAAGTCTAAGCGCCTTATTTTTGCTCTTAGTTCTTTCCAGTGCGGCAACATTTGCACAAAAAACCGTGACTGGAACAGTGTTGGACGAGTATGATGTAGGACTTCCAGGAGTTTCAGTTCTTGTGAAGGGAACCACTACAGGTACTGCCACTGATATTGACGGGAAATTCTCCCTCAATGTCCCTAATGATCAAGCTGTATTGGTCTTTTCTTTTATTGGTTACGGCTCAGTAGAGCAGTTAGTAGGCAATAGAAGTATAATTGATGTCAAATTAAATCCAGATGAAACTACACTTTCTGAACTTGTAGTAACTGGTTATACAATTGACAGCAGAAGAGAAACCACTGGTGCGATTGCCACAGTGGATCCTAAAGATTTGACAATAATTCCAACAGGTAACGTAGAACAGACTCTTCAGGGTCGTGTTTCTGGTGTTACAGTAATTACAAACGGTCAGCCAGGTACTTCTTCCATTATTCGTGTTAGAGGTTTTGGAGCATTTGGTGGTAATGAGCCACTTTATGTAGTGGATGGAGTTCCTGTAGGTTCTACCGACTTCTTGAATCCAGATGACATTGCTTCAACTACTGTATTGAAAGATGCTGCTGCTGCTTCCATTTATGGTGCGCGTGCTGCAAACGGTGTAATTATTTATACTACTAAAAGAGGAAGAAGAGGAAATCAGAAAATCCGAGTTGATTACAACGGTATGTTCGGTGTTACTACACCAGGCAAAGGATTGGATATGATGAATCCTCAAGATTTCGCAGAATACACTTGGTTGGCTGAAACGAACCAAGCAATCATTGATGGAAGAGATCCAGCTTATGGACATCCTCAATTTGGTTCTGGAACTTCCCCAGTTTTGCCATATTATATTAATGTAGGAGGAGCTTCAGGTGTTCCTGGACCTTTTACAGCGGCACAATTAGAAGAAGAAAGAGCCAAGTATAACATTGATCCTACCAAAGGTCCAGTTTATCAAGTGGTGAGAGCTGCTACAGGTGAAGGTACTGATTGGTATGATGCTTTGACTAGAAATGCTCCATTGAACAGACATTCCATTGGTTTGAATGGTGGTTCTGAGACTTCAAGATTCTACATCGGTTTCGGTTACCAAGATCAAGCTGGTATCATGATCGGTAATAGTTTCAAGAGATATTCCTTAAGAGCTAACTCTGAATTTGATGTGACCAAAAGATTCAGAATTGGTGAGAACTTCCAGGCTACTTATCGTCAGGTGTTAGGCCAGCAAGGTGGAACAGGCGGTAGAGGTGTTTCTGATGATGAAAATGATATTCTTCAGGCCTTCAGAATGCCTTCCATTATCCCAGTTTATGATGAATTTGGTGGATATGGTGGTACTGCAGCAAGAGGTTTTAATAACCCAAGAAACCCTGTAGCTAACAGAGATGGTCAAAAAGACAATAGAAACTTCAATGCCAATATCTTCGGTAACGTTTATGCAGAATACGATATCCTTGATGATTTGACTTTCAGAACATCTATGGGTGGTCAGTATAACAACTATTATTTCTGGGGTTATTCAAGACTACAATATGAAAACTCTGAAAACAACTCTGCTTTTGGATACAATGAAGGTGCAGGTTTCGTATTCGGATGGACTTTCACAAACACGCTATCTTGGAAACATACATTTGGAAAGCATGCATTTGATGTGATTGCTGGTCAAGAAGCGTTAAATACCGGTGCTGGTAGAAATATGAGTGCAAGTGGACAGAATCCATTCTCAAGAGATCCTGACTTCATTAATATTTCAAACCTTCCAGTGTCATCAAGACAGGTTAACTCTGATTTATTTAAAGGAGTAAACTTTAACTCTTACTTCGGTAGAGTGAATTATACCTTCAATGACAAGTATTTAGTAAGTGCGGTTGTTAGACGAGATGGATCTTCAAGATTTGGTTCTAACTCAAGATATGGTGTGTTCCCAGCATTCTCTGCTGCGTGGAGATTATCTTCCGAACCATTCCTTCAGAGTGCTACATGGATTGATGACTTGAAGATTCGTGGTGGTTGGGGTCAAATGGGTAACTCCAATAACGTAGACCCTAATAACCAATACTCTCTATTCGGAGGTACTGTTGGTGCATCTTCTTATGACGTTAATGGTTCCAACAGTTCTGCCTTAATTGGTTTCAGAAGAACTAGAATTGGTAACCCTAATGCACAGTGGGAGACTGCTGTAACTCAAAACATTGGTTTTGATGGTACATTCTTCAATGGTCGTTTAGACGTGATTTTTGATTGGTGGAAAAAGGATACCAAAGACTTGCTCTTTACTGTACCTATCCCATTGACTGCAGGTTCTAATGCCGCTCCTCCAGCTGTAAACATCGGTCAGATGCTGAACAGAGGTTTGGATTTATTTGTGTCTACCAGAGGTAACCTCACAAGTGATTTCACTTATGAGTTGACAGTAACAGGAAGTACGTTGAAAAACGAGATTGTTTCTCTAGCTCCTGGATTGGAAATCATTACTTCTGTAAACCCAGCATATCGTGGAATTACTCCTATCAGAAACCAGGTGGGTGAGCCATTGTCTACTTTCTTTGGTTATGATGTAGAAGGTTTATTCAGAAATGCTGAAGATGTAGCTAACCATGCTGTACAAGATGGTGCTGCACCAGGTAGATTTAAGTTTAGAGATGCTGATGGTGATGGTACAATCACTCCTGCTGACCGTGTAGTTCTTGGAAATCCAGTTCCTGATTTTACAGGTGGTGTGAACTTCACTGTTGGTTACAAAGGACTTGATCTTTCTGCATATTTCTATACTTCTATTGGTAATGAGATTTGGAATCAGTCTAAGTGGTTTACTGATTTCTTCCAGACATTTGAAGGAGCTGCAATTTCTGAGCGTTTGAAAGATGCTTGGACTCCTGAGAATTTGGATGCTGAAATTCCTGTAGTAGAAAAGACTTCAAACTTCTCTACTTCTAACGTAGCTAATTCATTCTACGTAGAAGACGGTTCTTACTTAAGATTACAGAACGTAAGCTTAGGTTATACGCTTCCAGCTTCTTTATTGGAAAGATGGAGAATGGAAAGAGTTAGAGTTTTTGCATCTGCAAACAACTTATTTACTATCTCTGGATATTCAGGATTGGATCCAGCTGTAGGTGGAGATGCGGATTTGAGCTTCGGTATTGACGTTGGTAACTACCCAGTTACACGTGGTTATACTTTTGGTATCAATCTTAGCTTCTAA